A part of Synechococcus sp. KORDI-49 genomic DNA contains:
- the acs gene encoding acetate--CoA ligase: MTDSKTTIESVLQEQRVFDPPAELASGARIGSLEAYRSMAEAAKQDPDSFWGDAARRELHWFEPFHTVLDWSDAPFARWFEGGTTNLSFNCLDRHLEGPTAAKTALIWEGEPGDVRRFTYSELHAEVCKAANALRAMGIGKGDLVALYMPMVPEAAIAMLACARIGAPHSVVFGGFSAEALRDRLIDGEVKAVITADGGFRKDKPVSLKPAVDAALAGGACPSVSGVLVVQRTKQPVEMVEGRDLWWHELVAGQSNVCPAEPMASEDRLFVLYTSGSTGKPKGVVHTTAGYNLWAHLTFQWIFDIRDEDVFWCTADVGWITGHSYIVYGPLSNGATTVMYEGAPRPSKPGAFWELIQKHGITIFYTAPTAIRAFMKNGRDVPDQFDMSSLRLLGTVGEPINPEAWMWYRDVIGGNRCPIVDTWWQTETGGVMISPLPGATPTKPGSATLPLPGIQADIVDAEGNSCGPDEGGYLAVRTPWPGMMRTVHGNPQRFRESYWEHIRPADGSYLYFAGDGARRDADGYFWVMGRVDDVINVSGHRLGTMEIESALVSHPAVAEAAVVGRPDDLKGEGIVAFVTLEAGRESSGDLIKQLRAHVGSEIGPIARPDEIRCSDALPKTRSGKIMRRILRALAAGQEVSGDTSTLEDRSVLDRLRA; encoded by the coding sequence GTGACCGACTCCAAGACAACCATCGAAAGCGTGCTTCAGGAGCAGAGAGTCTTCGACCCACCGGCGGAGCTGGCTTCCGGTGCGCGGATCGGCAGCCTCGAGGCCTATCGGTCGATGGCGGAGGCGGCCAAGCAAGATCCCGACAGCTTCTGGGGAGATGCGGCGCGTCGGGAGCTGCACTGGTTCGAGCCCTTTCACACCGTTCTCGATTGGAGCGATGCCCCGTTCGCCCGCTGGTTCGAGGGCGGCACCACCAATCTTTCCTTCAACTGTCTGGACCGACACCTCGAGGGTCCCACCGCGGCCAAGACGGCATTGATCTGGGAGGGAGAGCCCGGCGATGTCCGGCGTTTCACTTACAGCGAACTGCACGCTGAGGTGTGCAAGGCCGCGAACGCTCTGCGGGCGATGGGAATCGGCAAGGGCGATCTGGTGGCCCTCTACATGCCGATGGTTCCAGAAGCGGCCATCGCCATGCTCGCCTGCGCTCGCATCGGTGCCCCGCATTCCGTGGTCTTCGGTGGCTTCTCTGCCGAGGCTCTGCGGGATCGGCTGATCGACGGGGAGGTCAAGGCGGTGATCACGGCAGACGGCGGATTCCGCAAGGACAAGCCCGTCTCCCTGAAACCGGCTGTGGATGCCGCTCTCGCCGGTGGTGCCTGTCCGTCGGTGAGCGGAGTTCTGGTGGTGCAGCGCACCAAGCAACCGGTCGAGATGGTGGAAGGCCGTGACCTGTGGTGGCATGAGCTGGTGGCTGGGCAGAGCAACGTCTGCCCAGCTGAACCGATGGCCAGTGAAGACCGGCTGTTTGTGCTCTACACCTCCGGTTCCACCGGCAAGCCGAAGGGGGTGGTGCACACCACTGCCGGCTACAACCTCTGGGCTCACCTCACCTTCCAGTGGATCTTCGACATCCGGGATGAGGATGTCTTCTGGTGTACGGCTGATGTGGGTTGGATCACCGGCCACAGCTACATCGTCTACGGCCCGCTGTCCAACGGCGCCACCACGGTGATGTACGAGGGAGCGCCGCGCCCCTCCAAGCCCGGGGCCTTCTGGGAGCTGATCCAGAAGCATGGGATCACGATCTTCTACACCGCCCCCACGGCGATCCGAGCCTTCATGAAGAACGGCAGGGACGTGCCGGATCAATTCGACATGAGCAGCCTGCGTCTGCTGGGAACGGTGGGAGAGCCGATCAATCCCGAGGCCTGGATGTGGTACCGAGACGTGATCGGTGGCAACCGCTGCCCGATTGTCGACACCTGGTGGCAGACGGAAACCGGTGGGGTGATGATCAGCCCCCTCCCGGGCGCTACCCCCACCAAGCCGGGATCCGCCACCCTGCCGCTGCCAGGCATTCAGGCCGACATCGTCGATGCCGAAGGCAACAGCTGCGGGCCTGATGAAGGTGGGTATCTGGCGGTGCGGACCCCCTGGCCCGGAATGATGCGCACGGTGCATGGCAACCCTCAGCGCTTTCGCGAGAGCTACTGGGAGCACATCCGCCCCGCGGATGGGTCGTACCTCTATTTCGCTGGCGATGGTGCTCGCCGCGATGCCGACGGTTATTTCTGGGTGATGGGCCGGGTGGATGACGTGATCAACGTCTCCGGTCACCGCCTCGGCACGATGGAAATCGAGTCAGCTCTGGTGAGCCATCCCGCGGTGGCGGAAGCCGCTGTCGTGGGGCGTCCCGATGACCTCAAGGGTGAGGGCATCGTTGCTTTCGTCACCCTGGAGGCGGGGCGCGAGTCGTCGGGTGATCTGATCAAGCAGCTCAGAGCGCATGTGGGATCGGAGATCGGCCCGATCGCACGGCCGGATGAGATTCGCTGCAGCGATGCTTTGCCGAAAACCCGCAGCGGCAAGATCATGCGTCGGATCCTGCGTGCCCTGGCGGCAGGTCAGGAGGTCAGCGGCGACACCAGCACCCTGGAGGACCGCTCCGTGCTGGACCGCCTGCGCGCCTGA
- a CDS encoding HAD family phosphatase yields MPSRPLACLFDLDGLLLDTEPLHSRGWSDAAAHFGGNLNSEQLQQLKGRRRHDCARQVSAWLPEPVDPDTLLAVQQPIVRQLLPEARAMPGAEALVQYCHQAGIAMALVTSSAEKSVLFKSAPHPWLTQIGMRVYGDDPELSAGKPDPAPFQLGAARLGIPVDRCWALEDSQAGTASALAAGCQVWTLNESLGTSEIDGNPARINSLEIVLETLISTGD; encoded by the coding sequence ATGCCATCCCGTCCCCTGGCCTGTCTGTTCGATCTGGATGGTCTGCTGCTCGACACCGAGCCACTGCACAGCAGGGGCTGGTCCGATGCAGCGGCCCATTTCGGCGGGAACCTGAACAGCGAACAGCTGCAGCAGCTCAAGGGACGGCGTCGGCATGACTGCGCTCGGCAGGTGAGTGCATGGCTGCCCGAACCGGTGGATCCGGACACTCTTCTCGCGGTTCAGCAGCCGATCGTGCGGCAGCTGCTGCCCGAGGCCAGGGCTATGCCCGGAGCGGAAGCATTGGTGCAGTACTGCCATCAAGCTGGAATCGCCATGGCTCTGGTCACCAGCAGCGCTGAGAAGTCGGTGCTGTTCAAGTCAGCTCCCCATCCCTGGCTGACGCAGATCGGGATGCGGGTCTACGGAGATGATCCGGAGCTGAGCGCAGGGAAGCCTGATCCAGCGCCGTTCCAACTCGGCGCCGCAAGGCTGGGCATTCCCGTTGACCGTTGCTGGGCCCTGGAGGATTCCCAGGCAGGAACGGCATCGGCACTGGCCGCGGGGTGCCAGGTCTGGACGCTGAACGAATCACTGGGTACGTCGGAGATCGACGGAAACCCCGCTCGGATCAACAGCCTTGAGATTGTGCTCGAAACCTTGATCAGTACAGGCGACTGA